The following proteins are encoded in a genomic region of Prochlorothrix hollandica PCC 9006 = CALU 1027:
- a CDS encoding GAF domain-containing protein, with translation MPASLPDPESERLAKLHSYAILDTPPEGTYDGLTQLAAQICQTPIALIGFMDRDRQWFKSKVGFDPSEIPRQYTPCNQVLADQAAVWVPDLWRDDRFSPHSRLAQAHGLRFYASVPLMTPDGFGVGTLCVCDRYPRQLDPQSFAALKTLAHQVMGILELQATQQRLIQEKHQRQRVEKTLAHVRKKSHHFLQSLKAVVWDYDSVSGCYPFIDRTIEDWLGYPLERWKTEPYFWQHCLYAADRTWVLPLIQATLVAGQNRELEYRLQALNGTVLWVHDTATVILEDGVPVGMQGIWTDISDRKAMAGQVQAYQQRLSLMMEQTPVAVLEWDMAWCIQSWNPAAERLFGYTAAEMLGQSFEQLVPQEAQSSVAEVLINLSLDHGGRFSISDNLTKSGDRLICEWHNTPLVTGQGERIGFTSMVLDVTDREQTARVLKARDQQLRLGMQRERTMTRVLSRMLSTLDVQEVFQVTVDEVRSLLGCDRVVVYQFNEDWSGQFVAESVALGWPSLFHCQTQEPWLRDNISQCSIQDWDGNPNPMGLDFSPGADGSGGSDSAWDSGQNPWLQDTYLQEQQGGVFAHNSKVCRVVVDTYAAGLDPCYLSVLEQFQVRAYVITGIYQGDRLWGLLAVYENHNARNWHPTEVATVVQIAGQCSVALQQTQLFQQLQLQALELNYAKEAAEAANQAKSEFLASMSHELRTPLNVILGFTQVLAKDINVTPAQVSSLNSILNSGNHLLSLINSVLDLAKIEAGRMTLSLESFHLPQFVAYIHNMLEQQASVKGLKLILEFSSSLPQQVLADQQKLRQVLINLLGNSIKFTPAGWVRLRVFVDQSSPPGGAEAAAAGGEPGQTDDPGESPDRSLGSAVLARGRAATDRPVTGLDQAGTDRSPHPGKSAPDLAPNLAPDLGSETTLETEGDGDRSLPDDTPPPDPTVTLCFEVTDTGIGIDLSEHANIFEAFEQTERSKLVAEGSGLGLTLTHRFVALMGGTISLDSELGQGSTFRVCLPVQVAETAPSPTLPPRTRRYQFPPREVAHRILVVDDQRDNRLLLVELLELLHVEVEEAIHGREALEQWKRWHPHLILMDMQMPHMDGYAATRRIRAWEARQSAQARTRKHRRATDPKIPVPIIALTANAFAEQQEQMLEVGCDAVITKPFKVETLYQQIGFLLGSDCQLLPSPGIPHTPGEEERRGHSLQPQDAPGSDRGPLPPFQIQDLDLLPLAWKVELYHCAACLSEQDCLDLVQSLDSAHGLTRQYFTDLIHDFRFDVLMDLLDPIVSGSP, from the coding sequence ATGCCAGCGTCTTTGCCTGACCCTGAGTCTGAGCGTCTTGCCAAACTCCATAGCTATGCCATTCTGGATACGCCGCCGGAAGGGACTTACGATGGCTTGACCCAATTGGCAGCGCAGATCTGCCAAACCCCCATTGCCTTGATTGGCTTCATGGATCGCGATCGCCAATGGTTCAAATCCAAGGTGGGGTTTGATCCCTCGGAAATCCCGCGCCAGTACACCCCCTGTAACCAAGTCCTGGCGGATCAAGCAGCGGTGTGGGTGCCGGATTTGTGGCGGGACGATCGCTTTAGCCCCCATTCCCGGTTGGCCCAAGCCCATGGTCTGCGCTTCTATGCCAGCGTGCCCTTGATGACTCCCGATGGCTTTGGGGTGGGGACCCTCTGTGTCTGCGATCGCTACCCCCGGCAATTGGATCCCCAGTCCTTCGCGGCCCTTAAGACCCTGGCTCACCAGGTGATGGGGATCTTGGAACTGCAAGCCACCCAGCAGCGCCTGATCCAGGAAAAACACCAGCGCCAGCGGGTCGAGAAAACCCTGGCCCATGTGCGCAAGAAATCCCATCACTTCTTGCAATCCTTAAAGGCTGTGGTCTGGGACTATGACTCGGTTTCTGGGTGCTATCCCTTCATCGATCGCACTATCGAGGATTGGCTGGGGTATCCCCTGGAGCGCTGGAAGACGGAACCCTATTTTTGGCAACACTGCCTCTATGCCGCCGATCGCACCTGGGTTTTGCCCTTGATTCAGGCGACCTTGGTGGCGGGGCAAAACCGGGAACTGGAATACCGGCTGCAAGCCCTGAATGGCACCGTGCTCTGGGTTCACGACACTGCCACGGTGATCCTGGAGGATGGGGTGCCCGTGGGGATGCAGGGGATCTGGACGGACATCAGCGATCGCAAAGCCATGGCGGGGCAGGTGCAAGCCTATCAACAGCGCCTATCCCTGATGATGGAACAAACCCCCGTGGCGGTGTTGGAGTGGGATATGGCATGGTGTATCCAAAGCTGGAACCCGGCAGCAGAGCGGCTCTTTGGCTACACCGCCGCTGAGATGTTGGGCCAGTCCTTTGAGCAGCTAGTGCCCCAGGAGGCCCAAAGCTCCGTGGCTGAGGTCCTGATCAATTTGTCCCTAGATCATGGGGGTCGTTTTAGCATTAGTGACAACCTCACCAAGTCCGGCGATCGCCTCATTTGCGAGTGGCACAATACCCCGCTGGTGACGGGCCAGGGGGAACGCATCGGCTTTACCTCCATGGTGCTGGATGTGACGGATCGGGAACAAACGGCGCGGGTGCTCAAGGCGCGGGATCAGCAATTGCGGCTGGGGATGCAGCGGGAACGCACCATGACCCGGGTGCTGAGCCGGATGTTGTCTACCCTGGATGTGCAGGAAGTGTTTCAGGTCACCGTGGACGAGGTGCGATCGCTCTTGGGCTGCGATCGGGTGGTGGTGTACCAATTTAACGAAGATTGGAGCGGCCAATTTGTGGCGGAGTCCGTGGCCTTAGGCTGGCCGTCGTTGTTCCATTGCCAAACCCAGGAACCCTGGCTCCGGGATAATATCAGCCAGTGCAGCATCCAGGACTGGGACGGTAACCCCAACCCCATGGGACTAGACTTCTCCCCCGGTGCCGATGGGTCTGGAGGCTCAGATTCAGCCTGGGACAGTGGTCAGAACCCCTGGCTCCAGGATACCTACCTCCAGGAGCAACAAGGGGGGGTTTTTGCCCATAACTCCAAGGTCTGCCGCGTTGTCGTAGACACCTATGCCGCTGGCTTGGATCCCTGTTACCTGAGCGTTTTGGAACAGTTCCAGGTGCGGGCCTATGTGATCACGGGCATCTACCAGGGCGATCGCCTCTGGGGACTTTTGGCGGTGTACGAAAATCATAATGCTCGGAACTGGCATCCCACGGAAGTCGCCACCGTGGTCCAGATTGCGGGTCAGTGTTCCGTGGCCCTGCAACAAACCCAACTCTTCCAACAATTGCAACTGCAAGCCCTGGAACTGAACTACGCCAAGGAAGCAGCGGAAGCCGCCAACCAAGCCAAAAGTGAATTTTTGGCCAGCATGAGCCATGAACTCCGGACTCCCCTCAATGTGATCCTCGGTTTTACCCAGGTTTTAGCCAAGGATATCAATGTGACACCGGCGCAAGTCAGTAGTCTCAACAGCATCCTCAACAGCGGCAACCACTTATTGTCCTTAATTAATAGTGTCTTAGACCTGGCTAAAATCGAGGCGGGTCGCATGACCTTAAGCCTAGAATCCTTCCATCTCCCCCAGTTTGTGGCATATATCCACAATATGCTGGAACAACAAGCTTCTGTTAAAGGCTTAAAGTTAATCTTAGAGTTTTCCTCTTCATTACCCCAACAGGTGCTGGCGGATCAACAAAAGTTGCGACAAGTTTTGATTAACCTCCTGGGCAATAGCATCAAGTTCACCCCTGCCGGTTGGGTGCGCCTACGGGTGTTTGTGGATCAGTCGTCGCCGCCTGGGGGGGCTGAGGCTGCTGCTGCTGGAGGTGAGCCTGGGCAGACTGATGATCCGGGGGAGAGTCCCGATCGATCCCTGGGATCTGCTGTCCTTGCCAGGGGCAGGGCTGCAACGGATCGCCCTGTCACCGGTCTGGATCAGGCAGGAACGGATCGATCGCCCCATCCTGGAAAATCAGCCCCGGACCTCGCCCCGAACCTCGCCCCGGATCTGGGATCTGAGACGACCCTGGAGACAGAGGGGGATGGCGATCGCTCCCTCCCCGACGACACCCCGCCCCCAGACCCCACCGTGACCCTTTGTTTTGAGGTGACGGATACGGGGATTGGCATTGACCTGTCTGAACATGCCAATATTTTTGAGGCCTTTGAGCAAACCGAACGGTCTAAGCTAGTCGCAGAAGGATCGGGCCTGGGGCTAACGTTAACCCATCGTTTTGTAGCCTTAATGGGGGGAACCATCTCCCTGGACAGTGAATTGGGCCAAGGCTCCACCTTCCGGGTCTGCCTACCGGTTCAGGTGGCGGAGACAGCCCCCTCGCCAACGCTGCCTCCCCGGACCCGTCGTTACCAGTTTCCCCCCCGTGAAGTGGCCCATCGTATTTTGGTGGTGGATGATCAACGGGATAACCGGCTGTTGTTGGTGGAACTGTTGGAACTCCTACACGTAGAGGTTGAGGAAGCCATTCATGGCCGAGAAGCCTTGGAGCAGTGGAAACGGTGGCATCCCCACTTGATTTTGATGGATATGCAAATGCCCCACATGGATGGCTATGCGGCGACGCGGCGCATTCGAGCCTGGGAAGCACGGCAATCGGCCCAGGCTCGGACCCGAAAACATCGCAGGGCCACCGACCCCAAGATTCCTGTGCCCATCATTGCCCTGACGGCCAATGCCTTTGCCGAGCAGCAGGAACAAATGTTAGAGGTGGGCTGTGATGCGGTGATCACCAAACCGTTTAAGGTGGAAACCCTCTACCAACAGATTGGGTTCCTCTTGGGGTCCGATTGCCAGCTTCTGCCATCCCCTGGGATCCCTCATACCCCTGGGGAGGAGGAACGCCGGGGTCATAGCCTTCAGCCCCAGGATGCTCCAGGATCCGATCGCGGGCCGCTGCCACCCTTTCAGATTCAAGATCTGGATTTGTTACCGTTGGCCTGGAAAGTAGAGCTATACCACTGTGCGGCTTGTCTCAGCGAACAGGACTGTTTGGACTTGGTGCAGTCTTTGGATTCTGCCCATGGTCTCACCCGTCAATACTTTACGGATCTGATCCATGATTTTCGTTTTGATGTGTTGATGGATCTCCTGGATCCGATCGTGTCTGGTTCCCCTTAA
- a CDS encoding zinc-dependent alcohol dehydrogenase family protein, producing the protein MKAIVMTAAGAPDVLQLQTLPDPPLQHPTQMRVRLKAAGVNPIDTKLRQRGSFYPDRAPTVLGCDGAGVVEAVGNRVERYRVGDEVYFCQGGLGGPGGTYADYAVVDERFVAPKPQSLSFAEAAAAPLVLITAWEALYDRGRLQAVQTALIHGGAGGVGHVAIQLAKLRGARVCTTVSSEAKADLVKSLGAELPILYKTTDFVKAALDWTDGKGVHLAFDTVGGALLERSFGAVRVYGDVVTILAPAADLHWNVARDRNLRLSLELMLTPMLHNLPDDQKHQARILEDCTRWFDQGLLRLNLSHTFPLGEAAAAHRLLEQGGMVGKIALEI; encoded by the coding sequence ATGAAAGCGATCGTGATGACGGCGGCGGGTGCCCCCGATGTGTTGCAGCTCCAGACCCTGCCCGATCCCCCATTGCAGCACCCGACCCAGATGCGGGTGCGGCTGAAGGCGGCGGGGGTCAACCCCATTGATACCAAGCTGCGGCAGCGGGGCAGTTTTTATCCCGATCGCGCCCCCACGGTCTTGGGCTGTGATGGGGCTGGGGTGGTGGAGGCGGTGGGGAACCGGGTGGAACGCTACCGGGTGGGGGATGAGGTCTACTTTTGTCAGGGGGGGCTGGGGGGTCCGGGGGGCACCTATGCCGACTATGCCGTGGTGGATGAGCGGTTTGTGGCCCCGAAGCCCCAGAGTCTCAGTTTTGCGGAAGCGGCGGCGGCTCCCCTGGTGTTGATTACGGCCTGGGAAGCCTTGTACGATCGCGGACGGCTCCAAGCGGTGCAAACGGCCCTGATCCACGGGGGGGCGGGGGGGGTGGGCCATGTGGCCATCCAGTTGGCTAAGCTGCGGGGGGCGCGGGTTTGTACCACGGTGAGCAGTGAAGCCAAGGCAGACCTGGTCAAGTCCCTGGGGGCAGAACTGCCGATTTTGTATAAAACAACTGATTTTGTCAAAGCCGCCTTGGATTGGACCGACGGCAAGGGGGTGCATTTGGCCTTCGACACGGTGGGGGGGGCGTTGCTGGAGCGCAGTTTTGGGGCGGTGCGGGTTTATGGGGATGTGGTGACGATTTTGGCTCCGGCGGCGGATCTGCACTGGAACGTGGCCCGCGATCGCAATCTACGGCTGAGTTTAGAATTAATGCTGACCCCCATGCTGCACAATCTGCCGGACGACCAAAAGCACCAGGCCCGCATTTTGGAAGACTGTACTCGCTGGTTTGATCAGGGTTTATTGCGCCTCAATCTGAGCCACACCTTTCCCTTAGGGGAGGCTGCCGCTGCCCACCGCCTCTTGGAACAGGGGGGTATGGTGGGCAAAATTGCCCTGGAGATTTAA
- the bchL gene encoding ferredoxin:protochlorophyllide reductase (ATP-dependent) iron-sulfur ATP-binding protein yields MKLSVYGKGGIGKSTTSCNISVALAKRGKKVLQIGCDPKHDSTFTLTGFLIPTIIDTLQEKNFHYEDIWPEDVIYKGYGGVDCVEAGGPPAGAGCGGYVVGETVKLLKELNAFDEYDVILFDVLGDVVCGGFAAPLNYSDYCLIITDNGFDALFAANRIAASVREKARTHPLRLAGLVGNRTSKRDLINKYVEAVPMPVLEVLPLIEDIRVSRVKGKTIFEMAEEDPSLLPVCDYYLSIADQVLACPEGVVPQDAPDRDLFSLLSDFYLNPPKEKEASPEPSLALV; encoded by the coding sequence ATGAAACTATCGGTGTATGGCAAAGGTGGCATTGGCAAGTCCACCACAAGCTGCAACATTTCGGTGGCCCTGGCCAAGCGCGGCAAAAAAGTCCTGCAAATTGGTTGCGACCCCAAGCACGACAGCACCTTTACCCTGACCGGGTTTCTGATCCCCACCATCATCGACACCCTCCAAGAGAAGAACTTCCACTACGAAGACATTTGGCCCGAAGACGTGATTTACAAGGGCTATGGGGGCGTGGACTGTGTGGAAGCCGGGGGACCCCCTGCCGGAGCCGGTTGTGGTGGCTATGTGGTGGGGGAAACCGTCAAACTCCTCAAGGAACTCAACGCCTTTGATGAATATGATGTCATCCTCTTCGACGTGCTGGGGGACGTGGTTTGTGGCGGTTTTGCAGCCCCCCTCAACTATTCTGACTATTGCCTGATCATCACCGACAACGGCTTTGATGCCCTCTTTGCCGCCAACCGCATCGCCGCGTCGGTTCGGGAAAAAGCCCGCACCCATCCCCTGCGCCTTGCGGGGTTAGTGGGCAACCGCACCTCCAAGCGGGATCTGATCAATAAATATGTGGAAGCCGTGCCCATGCCCGTGCTGGAAGTGCTGCCCCTGATTGAAGATATCCGGGTCTCCCGGGTCAAAGGCAAGACCATCTTTGAGATGGCAGAAGAAGATCCCTCCCTGTTGCCGGTTTGTGACTATTACCTGAGCATTGCCGACCAGGTTCTGGCCTGCCCCGAAGGTGTCGTGCCCCAGGATGCCCCCGATCGCGACCTCTTCAGCCTCCTGTCGGACTTCTACCTCAATCCTCCCAAGGAGAAAGAAGCCAGCCCAGAACCCAGCTTGGCCCTGGTCTAA
- a CDS encoding DUF5331 domain-containing protein, whose translation MAFFESFTASIRQKWLDYYQANRPWLSLEMEGRSVRTPDGGQRPTSSLILGVINALEPKLGNLMVPFFKLNADEDAIVEVLQLNFDPDIELGTNGGNIHHPMGSSDIEMSAGLLPDTLNAANSP comes from the coding sequence ATGGCTTTTTTTGAGTCGTTCACCGCCTCCATTCGCCAAAAGTGGCTGGACTACTACCAAGCTAACCGCCCCTGGTTAAGCCTAGAAATGGAAGGGCGATCGGTGCGCACCCCCGACGGCGGGCAACGGCCCACCTCCTCCTTGATCCTGGGGGTAATCAACGCCCTAGAACCCAAGCTGGGCAACTTGATGGTGCCGTTTTTTAAGCTCAACGCCGATGAAGACGCGATCGTCGAGGTTTTGCAACTGAACTTTGACCCCGACATCGAACTGGGCACCAACGGGGGCAACATTCACCACCCCATGGGCAGTTCTGACATTGAAATGTCCGCTGGGCTGCTGCCCGATACCCTCAATGCGGCTAATTCCCCCTAA
- a CDS encoding ferredoxin:protochlorophyllide reductase (ATP-dependent) subunit N, whose amino-acid sequence MTADQTAPALTFECETGNYHTFCPISCVAWLYQKIEDSFFLVIGTKTCGYFLQNAMGVMIFAEPRYAMAELEEGDISAKLNDYEELKRLCEQIKRDRNPSVIVWIGTCTTEIIKTDLEGIAPKLEAELGIPIVVARANGLDYAFTQGEDTVLAAMANRCPKQLGNAADQEERSGGIQRLFNLGRKADTPAPTESEYHDHKPLVLFGSLPDPVVTQLTLELKKQGVKVSGWLPAKRYTELPVLEEGYFVAGVNPFLSRTATTLVRRRKCNLINAPFPIGPDGTRAWVEAICAELGVETKGLAEREQQIWANLEDYLQLVRGKSVFFMGDNLLEVSLARFLIRCGMTVPEIGIPYMDKRYQASELKLLESTCSEMGVALPRIMEKPDNYNQVQRIYELKPDLVITGMAHANPLEARGINTKWSVEFTFAQIHGFGNARDILELVTRPLRRNTALKELGWDKLVKEDAKKEDATKENAKTEALV is encoded by the coding sequence ATGACTGCCGATCAAACTGCTCCCGCCCTGACCTTTGAATGCGAAACCGGCAATTACCACACCTTTTGTCCCATTAGCTGCGTGGCGTGGCTGTACCAGAAGATTGAGGATAGCTTCTTCTTGGTGATTGGCACCAAAACCTGCGGCTACTTCCTCCAAAATGCCATGGGGGTGATGATCTTTGCGGAACCCCGCTATGCCATGGCAGAACTAGAGGAAGGGGATATTTCCGCCAAACTCAATGATTATGAAGAACTAAAGCGCCTGTGTGAGCAAATCAAGCGCGATCGCAACCCCAGCGTCATTGTCTGGATCGGCACTTGCACCACAGAAATTATTAAAACCGACTTGGAAGGCATCGCCCCCAAACTGGAAGCCGAACTGGGGATTCCCATCGTGGTGGCCCGGGCCAACGGCCTGGATTATGCCTTCACCCAAGGGGAAGACACGGTGCTAGCCGCCATGGCCAACCGCTGTCCCAAACAGTTGGGCAATGCTGCGGACCAAGAAGAACGCAGCGGCGGCATTCAGCGCCTGTTCAACCTGGGCCGCAAAGCCGACACCCCCGCCCCCACGGAGTCGGAGTACCACGATCACAAACCCCTGGTGCTGTTTGGCTCCTTGCCCGATCCCGTCGTCACCCAACTGACCCTGGAACTGAAGAAGCAGGGGGTGAAGGTGTCGGGCTGGCTCCCCGCCAAGCGCTACACCGAGCTACCGGTGCTGGAAGAGGGCTACTTTGTGGCGGGGGTTAACCCCTTCCTCTCCCGCACGGCCACAACCCTGGTGCGCCGCCGCAAGTGCAACCTGATCAATGCCCCCTTCCCCATTGGACCCGATGGCACCCGTGCTTGGGTTGAAGCCATTTGCGCCGAGCTGGGGGTGGAAACCAAGGGTCTCGCGGAACGGGAACAGCAAATTTGGGCCAACCTGGAGGACTACCTGCAACTGGTGCGGGGTAAGTCGGTGTTCTTCATGGGGGATAACCTACTGGAGGTGTCCTTGGCCCGGTTCCTGATTCGCTGCGGCATGACGGTGCCGGAAATTGGCATTCCCTACATGGACAAGCGCTACCAAGCCTCGGAACTGAAGCTGCTGGAAAGCACCTGTAGCGAGATGGGGGTGGCGTTGCCCCGGATTATGGAGAAGCCGGACAATTACAACCAAGTTCAGCGCATTTATGAGCTAAAGCCCGATTTGGTGATTACGGGCATGGCCCATGCCAACCCCCTAGAGGCCCGGGGCATTAATACTAAGTGGTCCGTGGAGTTCACCTTTGCCCAAATCCACGGCTTTGGCAATGCCCGCGACATCCTGGAACTGGTGACCCGTCCCCTGCGCCGCAACACGGCCCTGAAGGAGTTGGGCTGGGATAAGTTGGTCAAAGAGGACGCTAAAAAAGAGGACGCTACCAAAGAGAACGCTAAAACCGAAGCCTTGGTATAA
- a CDS encoding RNA-guided endonuclease InsQ/TnpB family protein has translation MKVRYQYRIYPTPQQVKGLNQLFGCCRVVYNDALAIVRSVPQGAKWPSNAELQKLVITQGKKTAEREWLADVSAVPLQQSVQDLGAAFKNFFESRSGKRKGPKVGFPRLKLKTANIRKDFLHKTTTQLIHENQVVVLEDLAVKNMLGNRKLARAISQQGWGTARTLCEAKANRVNDREVRIISRWEPTSQICSDCGFRWGKVALSVRSILCVSCGTEHDRDGNAAKNIEKSGLGLTQDSKWTKNGRKTRMSGNPTALSSQPYSEQLGLFA, from the coding sequence ATGAAAGTACGATACCAGTATCGAATTTATCCGACACCGCAACAGGTCAAAGGGCTGAATCAGCTTTTTGGGTGTTGCCGAGTTGTGTACAACGATGCCCTGGCGATTGTGCGGTCAGTGCCGCAGGGCGCGAAATGGCCCAGCAATGCTGAACTGCAAAAGCTGGTGATTACTCAGGGCAAAAAGACGGCTGAACGGGAATGGTTGGCCGATGTGTCAGCCGTGCCCTTGCAGCAGTCGGTTCAGGATTTAGGTGCTGCCTTCAAGAACTTTTTTGAGAGCCGTAGCGGCAAACGAAAAGGGCCAAAGGTGGGCTTCCCTCGGCTGAAGCTAAAAACGGCCAATATCCGAAAAGACTTTCTGCACAAGACCACGACCCAGCTAATCCACGAAAATCAAGTGGTGGTGTTGGAGGATCTGGCGGTGAAGAATATGCTTGGTAATCGGAAGTTGGCACGGGCCATCAGTCAGCAGGGTTGGGGCACCGCACGAACCTTGTGCGAGGCCAAGGCCAACAGGGTTAATGATCGAGAGGTCAGGATTATCAGTCGGTGGGAGCCAACCAGTCAGATCTGTTCTGATTGTGGCTTTCGGTGGGGCAAGGTTGCTCTATCGGTTCGTTCCATCCTCTGTGTGAGTTGCGGAACCGAACATGATAGAGATGGTAATGCCGCCAAAAATATCGAAAAGTCTGGGTTGGGGCTAACCCAAGACTCTAAATGGACAAAGAACGGGCGTAAGACCAGGATGTCTGGCAATCCGACTGCTTTGTCTAGCCAGCCGTACAGCGAACAGCTTGGACTATTCGCCTAG
- a CDS encoding EAL domain-containing protein, which yields MSNTSILVIEDNPITLDTLADILELEGFDILKASNGVEGIHLAQQHLPDLIICDVMMPRADGYTVRAALEASPHTAVIPFVFLTAKADYEDLRRGMHQGTNDYLTKPFVPQDVLKTIETQLRKRAAIAPCHAEDLDNLGPTISPILQVDRDPCTGLANENALQHRLSQVPPLQADQSLYLISIDQLTFLRLILSPEDFHQLQQQLAQRLETWGQGLQTTQAEGSSLDLFHLHSSQFALLLEHPSGSLEVATPNPEPSLNRSILETLSEVLMVADRRLNITASLGIATWSAATAPDLYPLVLLSQATAALDQAQRQGGHQFCHYCPTLTLSMDDRLTLGNALHQALTNQEFHLHYQPQVQLSTGNVTGVEALLRWQSPHMGNVSPERFIPVAEDFGLIGLITQWVIGAACEQAYQWYCTLPEPLVVSINVSALDLHFNNLEQVIFGHLQRLGLPPHLLQIEVTETGLVADGLQALDTLTRLREQGIRVAIDDFGTGYSSLSYLSLFPWDSLKIDRVFIQNIHQNVNNQSIVALVIQLAQALNLKVVAEGVEVAEEADCLRNFGCDWIQGYFYGRPLPAHQITSALTSPQPQFLQPA from the coding sequence ATGTCTAACACCTCCATTCTGGTCATTGAAGATAACCCCATTACCTTGGATACCTTGGCCGATATCCTAGAGCTAGAGGGGTTTGACATCTTAAAAGCCTCCAATGGTGTGGAGGGGATTCACCTGGCCCAACAGCATTTACCCGATCTGATTATTTGTGATGTGATGATGCCTAGGGCCGATGGCTATACAGTGCGGGCAGCCCTGGAAGCATCGCCCCACACGGCTGTGATTCCCTTTGTTTTTCTAACGGCCAAGGCCGATTACGAAGATTTACGCCGGGGAATGCACCAGGGAACCAACGATTATCTGACCAAGCCCTTTGTGCCCCAGGATGTGTTGAAAACCATCGAGACCCAACTGCGGAAGCGGGCCGCGATCGCCCCATGCCACGCCGAGGATCTCGACAACCTGGGTCCAACCATCTCCCCCATCCTCCAGGTCGATCGGGATCCCTGCACGGGACTGGCCAACGAAAATGCCCTTCAGCACCGCCTCAGCCAAGTGCCCCCGCTCCAGGCGGATCAGTCCCTGTATCTGATTTCCATTGATCAACTAACCTTTCTGCGGCTGATTCTTAGCCCAGAGGACTTTCATCAGCTTCAACAACAACTGGCCCAGCGCCTTGAGACCTGGGGGCAAGGGTTGCAAACAACCCAGGCCGAGGGGAGCAGCCTTGATCTGTTTCACCTCCACAGTTCCCAGTTTGCGTTACTGCTGGAACATCCGTCCGGCAGTCTGGAGGTTGCCACCCCGAACCCCGAACCCTCGCTGAACCGATCGATCCTGGAGACCCTGTCGGAAGTATTGATGGTGGCCGATCGGCGCTTAAACATCACCGCCAGCTTGGGGATTGCCACCTGGAGCGCTGCCACGGCCCCGGATCTCTACCCCCTGGTTCTCCTGTCCCAGGCCACTGCCGCCTTGGATCAAGCCCAACGCCAAGGGGGCCATCAGTTCTGCCACTATTGCCCCACCCTCACCCTGAGCATGGACGATCGCCTGACCCTGGGGAATGCCTTGCACCAAGCCCTGACCAATCAGGAATTCCATCTCCACTATCAGCCCCAAGTGCAACTCAGCACGGGGAACGTTACGGGGGTAGAAGCCTTGCTACGGTGGCAGAGTCCCCACATGGGAAACGTATCCCCTGAGCGCTTTATTCCCGTGGCTGAAGACTTTGGTCTGATTGGTTTAATCACCCAATGGGTCATTGGTGCCGCCTGTGAGCAAGCGTACCAGTGGTATTGCACCTTGCCGGAGCCTCTGGTGGTGTCTATCAATGTTTCAGCCCTAGATTTGCACTTTAACAACCTGGAACAGGTTATTTTCGGCCATTTACAGCGTCTGGGACTCCCCCCCCATCTGCTGCAAATCGAGGTGACGGAAACGGGTTTAGTGGCGGATGGGTTACAAGCCCTCGACACCCTAACGCGACTCCGGGAACAGGGAATCCGGGTGGCCATTGATGACTTTGGCACTGGCTATTCCTCCCTGAGCTACCTCAGCCTGTTCCCCTGGGACAGCCTTAAAATCGATCGGGTCTTTATCCAGAATATTCACCAGAATGTCAATAACCAGTCGATCGTGGCCCTGGTGATTCAACTGGCCCAAGCCTTGAATTTAAAGGTGGTGGCAGAGGGGGTAGAAGTGGCGGAGGAAGCAGACTGTTTGCGGAACTTTGGCTGCGACTGGATCCAAGGCTATTTCTATGGCAGACCCCTCCCCGCCCACCAGATCACCAGTGCCCTGACCTCCCCGCAGCCCCAGTTTTTGCAGCCGGCCTAA